Part of the Elusimicrobiota bacterium genome is shown below.
CTTTGGTGATCGTGAATCGCCGCTCCGCGCCGGCCCCCGACCCCTCCGCGGAAGCGGTCGAACCGCCGCCTCTGGAAACGCCTCCCCCGGCTCCCGCCCCGTTTACGGAGCCGACGCCGGCCGCGCCCGTGAATCCGGCGGAATCAACGCCACCGCCCGCCCCAGTCTCATCGGAAATAAACGCGCCGCCCCCCTCCTCGACCGTCGACGGCGAAGACGGGGCGGGTTCCCCCGATCCGGACAAGAAAACGATACCGCCCCTGGCCGCGGCCAAACCGGCCGACTTTCCCCGGCTGGCGTCCCCCTACGTTTTGCTGTCCAACAACCGTCCCATGAAAATCGACGCGGACACGACCTCGGAGATCATCGCGGAAACGATCGTCGGCGGCGGCCAACCCGCCCTAAAAATTCGCTACCAGTTGGTGCAAGGCCGTTGGGTTCGGGTGTCCTATAAGACTCCCGCCGACCTTCGGGGGGCGCGTTCGGTGAGCCTGGCCTTCCGCGTGGAAGGCAAAGTCAACACCATCGAATTTGGCGTGATTGACGACGACGGCACCGTGGCGAGCGTCGCCTGGTCCAAAATATTGGAGTCGACCGTCTGGGCCACCGAGGAAGTCCCCGTGGAGAACCTGGCCCTCTCCGGCGGGGACGGGACTATGGACTGGTCCCACGTGCGCACCGTGTACGTCCGGATATCCAAAGCACGCGGGGTCAAAGGCGGAAAAGGCACCGTTCTGGTGCGGGCCATTAAAATCCTTTAATCCATCCGGCGGCCCCCTCCCGGCCCCCCGTCGCGATTGACTTCGACTCCCCTCCGTGTTAGAATCAGCCCGCTTCCGTCCGACATCCCGGATCCTTTCTCACGCTCTCTTCCTATTTAAAGGACACAGTCTGAAAAACCGTTTTCGCCCCTTCGCGCGCGCCCTCCTGATGGGGCTGACGCTCCCCCTGACGGGCCTCGGACTCCGGGCCGAACCGGCTCCCGCCGTTCAGTTCCGCGGGGACGCTTACGATCCCGCCTTCGCTTTCGTGCCTCCCAGCGGGCACGGGACCGCGGGACCCCACCATCTGGTGTTGTCGGACAACGGCAAGCTCATCGTCCAATCGAAGTCCGGCGTTGTGGTCAGCTCCCAGACGCTCCTGAATTTCTGGGACGCGGCCCTGCCGGCCGCCGACTTTCGTTCCACCGCTTGGCCCCGGATCCACTTCGACCCCATAACCCAACGATACATCGCCACGGCCCTGGGAACGACCTCGAACCGCGTCGTCATCCGGGTCTCTCCCCCGCAATTCTTCGCCTTGGTGGCCGTGTCGGAAACCGACGACCCCACCGGCCCCTGGAAGAAATACGCCTTCAACCTGAACACCGACGCCGCGTCCCCCCTGCGCCCCGTGATCGGCGTCAACGTCACACAAACGGGCTTCAGCCATCGTTGGATCGCCCTGACGCTCGTGGCGACCAACCTGGGGGCGGCGGACGGTTGCCACCTTTACGTGTTCGAAAAAAACGACCTGATCAACAACGCCGTCACGCCGACCACCGTGACCCGGTTCGGCAAAGTCGCGAACAACCCCGTCTCGCCGATGGTGCCGAACCTCAACACCGCGCAGGACGATCTTTACTTTTTGGAATCCCGCTTCGGCGACGGGGGTATTTTTTACAGTTTGGGGGAAGTGACGGACAAAGGCGGGCCCGTCCTCGGCGCCGTGTCCTCGCGGAACATCGCGACCCCCTATCTGCACCTCCCGTCGACCTTCCCCTTTCACCCCCAATCCGGCACCTCGGACAAGATTTCGGCCTCCAAAAGCGAGATTCAGTCCTTAATTTTCGACGGGACCTCCCTGTGGTCGGCCCAAACGGTTTACGGCCTTTCGCCCACGCGCTCGGCCATTCAATGGCACCACTGGAACCCGGTCAATCTCGCCGACTTCGACGCCGGTGTTCTTGAGGATTTGACCGGGGCCAACATGTACGACTACCCGTCCTTGTCCGTCACTCCCCTGGGCGACGTCCTGATCGGATTCACCCGTTTTTCTGGAACGACGTTCCCGTCGGCCGGCTACGCGTTCCGCGCCGCCAACGACCCGGCCGGAACCCTTCAAAAACCGGAAATTTACAAAGTCGGTCTGGCCCCTTACCACCCCTTGGGCGCGGGGGCCAATCCCTGGGGCTATTTCAGCACAACCGCCCTCGACCCCTCCGACGGTCACAGCCTTTGGACCCTTCAGAACTACGCCGAAGCGCCGGTCTTTAACGGCGACACCTTCGACGACGCCTGGGGCCTTCAATGGGCCCGGGCCATTCCCCCCGTCAACCCCCCGACCATGCTCGCTCCCGCGGCCTTGGGCGTCTCCAGCGTTCAATGGAATTGGTCCGACAACTCGCACAACGAAACCGGGTTCAACCTTCGGCGCACCGCGGACAACGGGGCCATCGTTCTCGCCTTGGCCGCCAACACGACCTTTTACCGGCAGACGGGCCTGACGCCCAACGCCGCCCAGCGGGCCTACGCGCAGGCCTTCAATTCGGCGACAACCGTCAACGGCGGAAATTCGAGCGTGATTTACACGTTGGCCAATCCGCCCACCGGCACCGCCGTGACCATTCGTTCCTCCAACACGGCGACCCTCGCCTGGAACGCCAACGGCAATCCCGCCGGCACGGAGTATCGCCTCCAAGGGGCCACGAGCGTTCCCCTGCTGGCGCTGGCCTCGGAATCAACCACCACGGCCACCACGATTTCCTTTAACACTCTGACCCCCGACACGACCTGGTTTTTCCGGGTGCGCGCCCGGAACGCCAACGGGGTCAACAGCGCCTTTGACGCCACCGTTTCAACGCTAACGTTGCCCGCGCCACCGGCCGCGCCCTCCGCGCCGGACGCGGTGGCCCGGAGCACCGGGAGCCTCACCTGGGGGTGGACGGATCTCGCCGCGAACGAAGCGGGGTTCCGGGTCCGCCGGGCTTCGGACAGCGTGGTGTTGATCGGCACTCTCCCGGCCAACAGCGCCCAATGGCTTCAGACGGGCCTGACCCCCAACGCGCCCCAGCGGGTCTTCGCGGAATCCTTTAACGTCACGGCCTCCAGCGCCTCGGGATTTTCCCCCACCCGTTACACCCTGGCCACCGCGCCGGTGGCCAGCACCGTCGCCATCGTCGCGCCGCAAACGGCGCGATTCACCTGGCTGGCCAACGGGAACCCGGCCGGCACGGTCTACCAAGTGTCCTTCGCCCAAAGCGGGTTCGACCCGTCGTTTTTCTCGACGACCGGAACGTTCCGGAACTTCCCCGGATTGACGCCGAACACCACCTATGAATTTCAAGCGAGCGCCCAAAACGCCGAAGGGATTTTCTCGGCCCCCAGCGCCCTTTTGACGCTTTGGATTCCCTCCCTGACCCCCAACGCGCCCTCGGCGGTCACGGCCGTCGCCTTTTCCACCCACAGCGTTTCCTGGGCCTGGACGGACAACGCCAACAACGAAGACGGTTTTCGGGTTCGCCGGTCTTCGGACAACCTCAATCTTTCGGGCGATCTGCCGGTCAACTCCACGGGGTTTGTCCACGTCGGGCTGGGTCCCAACGCCCCCGCCCAAGTGCGCGCGGAGTCCTTTAACGCGACGGGCTCAAGCGCTTCAGCACCGTCGGCCACGGCGTATTCTCTCGCGGCCCCCCCTTCGTCCTTGGCGTTCCTGGGCGTGTTTCCCACCAGCGCCTCCTTCGGCTGGTCCAACGGCGGCAATCCCGGGGGCACCCTGTTCCGGGCCGAACGGTCCTTGAACGGCGCGGCGTACGTTGAAATCGCCACCACGACCCTGACCAGCGCGTTGGCCCCGGCGCTCGCGCCGGACACGACCTATTTCTTCCGAGTGCGGGCGGAAAATACGGAGGGAACGACCACGGCTTATTCCAACGTGGTGACGACCCGCACGATTCCCCTGGCGCCCTTGGCCCCGTCGCTGTTCGTGATCGACGAATCCACGGTTTCCATAACCTGGGGATGGACGGACAACGCCGCCAACGAAACCGGTTACCGCGTGCGGCGCACGACCGACAACGCCTCCCTGTCCGGGGATCTTCCGGCTGGAACGGCGTCCTTCCTTCAAACCGGGTTGTCGCCCAACCGGTCCCAACAGATTTACGTCGAAGCCTTCAACGCGGGCGTACCGGGGCTTCGGGGTCCCTGGCCCATTTTACCGACGCCGCGCAACCGGACGTTCCCGCGGCGGCGCCGACCGCGAGCACCGTGTTGTTGACCTGGCCCGCCAACGGGAATCCCCCGGGCACCGTTTACGAATCCCAATTCGGGGCGTCCGTGGAAACCTACGGGGCCGCCCTCTCGAGCACCGCCACCGCCCGCCTGTTCACAGGGTTGGCCGAGAACACGACGTATTTCTTCCGCGTGCGGGCCGTGAACGGCGACGAAAACCCCACGGGCTACTCCGGCGTGTCGGCCCGTACGGCCCTGGGGCCGCCGGCCGCTCCGTCGGTGCCGGTCGTGATCGATCGGTCCACGGGGTCCCTGAGATGGGGATGGACGGACAACGCCACGAACGAAGCGTCCTACAGGTTCTTCGCCCGGATCGGCGCTTCGGACCAGGACCTCTCCGGCCCCCTCTCCCCGAACACGACCTTTTACATGGACACCGATTTCCCGACGGCCAACACGCCCCGGCGGGCTTTTGTTCGGGCGAGCAACGCCACGGGCGACGCCGATTCGGGCCTCTCTCCCGTGGCCTACACGTTGGCGAACCCGCCGACCGGGAGCGCGGTCTCGATCTACGTTTCGAGCGTTACTCTGCGGTGGAACGCCAACGGCAACCCCCTCGGCACCGTTTACCGGGCCGAGAAAGCCTTCGGCCCCGGGGACTTTGAGGAATTCCAATCGGGGTCGAGCCTGGAAGCCACCGCCGTTGGCCTGGCCACCGGCCCCTACCGCTTCCGCGTGCGCGCGGAAAACGGGGACGAACGGCTCACCGCCTACGACGCCGTGATTCAGGCGTCGGTGACCGTGCCCAACGTGTTCTCCGTCTGTTCCGACGGCGGCGCCTTTTCCTACGGCGCGACCAATGTGATCGTTCCCCCGGGTTCAGCGACCTGCGGCACGGTGTTCACCGTCCTCAACCCTGGGACATTCCCCAATGGCACCGGTCCGACCGGAACGTTGACGCCCCTGGGCGTGGGAGCGGACATTTCGGCGGTCCCGCCCGTGTGCGGGTTTTCCGTGACGTTGAGCTACGCCGACGCGGACGTGGCGGGCATCGACGAATCGACCCTCGTGATCGCCCGCTACGACGGGGCCCGGGGATTCTGGGTCCCCCTGCCCTCCCGGGTGGAGGCGACCACCAATAAAGTCACCGCGGCCCAGGCCTGCACCAGCCTCGTGCAGGTCATGGGACGGGCCCCTTCCAACACCGTATCGACGGCCGTGGCGTACCCGGTGCCCGCCCGCACCCAAATCACGTTTTCCAATTTACCGGCGGCGGCCCGGATTCAAATTTACACCGTGAGCGCGGAGAAAGTTCGGGAGTTCGACGCCGACAGCGGCGGGCAGGCGGTGTGGGACCTGCGGAACGAATCGGGCGAAACCGTGGCGAGCGGCACCTATTTGGCGCGGATTGAAAAATCCGGCCAGGACGACGTGGTCAAAGTGGTGGTTCAGCGATGAAAAATCGATCGGCGGCGTTGTTGGCGGGCGTGATCGCCCTCGCCGGACCCCTTCGGGCGGGCGGGTTTTCGTCCTCGGCCAAAGGGACCTCGGCGGCGGATTTCCTGAAGATCGGCGTGGGCGCCCGGCCCCTGGCCCTCGGCGAAGCCTACACGGCCCTGGCCGACGACGCCCTGGCCCTTTCCTGGAACCCGGCGGGACTCTCGCGCACGCCCCACCTGTCGGTGGTCTTGGCCCACACGGCTTATCTGGAGTCCATTAATTTCGAACACGCGGCCGTGGCCCTCAAACTCCCGCTCGGTTTGGCCGTCGGCGGCGCCCTACAATTTCAAACCGTGGGCGACGTGACCGGCCGCGACAGCGCGGGCGCGGCCACGGGCGGATTATCGCCCAAGGACATGGCCTTCGCCTTGGGCGCCGCCCAGAGCCTGGGCGTGGTGTCGGTGGGCCTCGCCGGGCGGTTCGTGAAAAGCGAACTGGCCGACGCCGCCAACACGGTGGCCTTCGACGCCGGCGTCCTGACCGGGCCGATGTTGGGCGACCGGGTGCGCCTGGGCGCCACGGCGGCGAACCTGGGCGGCAAACTCAAATTCGACGACGCGTCCAACCCGCTCCCCGTGACCTACCGGGCGGGGGGGGCGGTTCGCTTGTCGCCCGCTTTCTTGGTGTCGGCCGACGCCATCCTCCGACGGGACAACAAACCCGTCGCGGCGGGCGGCCTGGAGTGGAACCTTCCCGCCACGAGCGGCTGGACCTTCGCGGTGCGGGGCGGCTACAACACCCGGACCGCGGGCGACGTGGGCGGTCTGACGGGCCTCTCCGCCGGTCTGGGGTTCGGCTTTAAAACCCTGCAAATCGATTACGCCCTGGTCCCTCTCGGGGATTTGGGCCTCACCCACCGCCTCTCCCTGTCCTACCGCCTTTAATCTCGCCATAAAAAAAGCGCCGCCGGCCGAAGCCGACGGCGCCGTCGAATACGTTTCCGCTGGTTAGGCCTCTTTGGGAGCGGCCGCCGGGCCGCCCGGCGGGGCGCGCTTCACCTCGTCCTCGTAGGCCGTGAAAATCCGCTTCTCCAAATAAGTCCGAAAATCCGCGTTGATGGGGTGGGCCACGTCTTTAAAAGTTCCGTCGGGGAGCTTGCGGGACGGCATGCAGAGCATCACGCCCTTGTCGCCTTCCACGATTTTCATGTTGCGGACGGCGAAGCATTTGTCAAAGGTGACCGTGACAAACGCTTTGAGCTTGTCCTCGTTGCGCAGCGTAACGCGAATCTCGCTGATTTCCATGTTGTCACCTCGGCGTTCAACGGCGTTGTCCAAAAGGGCGGTTCACGGTGCGCGCCGGTCCGCGGACCGGACCAGCCAAAGGTCCCAGGGTTCGCGGGACAGGCGCCGGAGCACCGCCCGGCCTTGGGCGGGCGTCTCCACGACGCCGAAAACGGAGGAGCCGGACCCCGACATCCGGGCGGCCAAACAACCCGATTGTTCGAGCGCCCGCCGGGCTTTCGCCACCGCGGGCAGCCGAGGGAGCACCGCTTCTTCGAGCCGATTGAAAAGTTCCGGCGCCCAAAGGCGCGCCGGCGCTCCGTCGATCAGGGCTCTTTTTAGTTTAAGCCCCGAACGCCGCTTTGTCAACGGAAATCGAAGGGCCCGGTAGGCGTCGGGGGTCGAGGAAAACACCCGGGGGTACACGAGAACGAAATGCCGGACCGCCGGCCGGCGAGGCATTAAAAATTCCAATTTCTCCCCGACCCCTCGGCCCTCGGCCAGGCCCCCCCGTAGAAAAAAAGGAACGTCCGCGCCCAACCGCCGGGCCGGGAGTCGGAAACGCTTTTCGGGAAAGGGGCGGTCGCCCCGGGTAAAAAACCATTGGGCTTTGAGGGCCGCCGCCGCGTCGCTGGAACCCCCGCCCAGCCCCGCCCCGAGCGGGATTTTCTTCGCCAGGTCGAACCGGAGCGGAACGGCCTTCGGGTCCTCCGCCGCGAAGGCCCGGGCGGCGCGGACCACCAAATTGTCGTCGGTCGCCGTCAACCCCGGGAAGGAACAGAACAGTCGGGGTCCCCCGGACGGATCCGGCCGCGCCCGCAGGGTGTCCGCCAGCGAAATTTCCTGAAACAACGTCGAGAGGGTGTGGTAGCCGTCGGAGCGGCGGCGAAAAATTTCGAGAAACAGGTTGATCTTGGCCGGGGCGGGGAAGGCGCGGGGGGCCGCGGCCCCTGTTCGGGAAGACGGCATCGTCACGGTTGGGCGGGCAGGGAAAAAAGGTCGCCGGCGGCCGGCGGATTGACCATGATTTGGGTAAAAGTGAGGGTCAGGGACCCCGCGTCGGAATTCAAACGAATCAGGGTCGGCACCCGGAGGCCTTCTTTTTCGACGGTGTTTTCAAAACGGATTCGGAGCGGGCCATCGGCCGCGCCCCACCGGGCCTCCGCGAGCGTTTTCTCCCGTCCGCGCAGGACCATCGCTCCGACGGGGGATTCGTAGACCACGTCGTCGCCGTCCTGGCGGGCGGAGACGGACGGGGCGTCAAACCCGGCGGTCCATTCGCCCGAAAGAACCCGATTCAACAGGGTCAGCCATTCGTCCACGGCGGGGTCGCCGATCTCCGGCGGAAGCCATTGGGTGCCGGACGACGTGTGGACCATTACCGCCGCCGGGGCGAAGAGCGGTCCCAGGATTTCCAGCCGGAAGCGGCCGGGCCGGGCGTAGTGCCACACCCCGCGACCCGCGACGCCGCGCCCCCGCCACCGTCCGTCCACTTCGACAAACCCGGACAACCCGCGCAACTGGCGGAAATTGCCTTCGACCCGCTTCAACAACGTGCGCGCGGCCGTCCGGGGGGCCACGTTTTTGATCCGGCCTTCGTCGCCCAAGCGCTTCAGTAATTCTTTGTGGTTGGGGTCGAGCAACAAGCCTTCCTGCCAGGCCCGCATGGATTCGTCCTTTTTGCCCCGGGCCTCCAACACGTCGCCGTAATGCTGCCAAACGGCCGGGTCATCGGCGGGATGCACGCTGGCGGCCAGGGCCGTTTCCGCTTCTTCCAAACGCCCCAACCGAAAATACACCCAGCCCAAGGAGTCCCGGTAGGCGGGATTGTCGGGCGCCAGGGCCACGGCCCGTTGAATAAGATCCAGCGCTTCCGGAAGGCTTTCCCCCCGCTCGGCCAAGCTGTAGCCCAAATAATTCAACGCCAGATGGTGCCGGGGGTCCGCGGCGATGGCGTTCCGAAGGGCGGGAGCGGCCTTGTCAAAGCGGTGGAGGCGGTCCCAATTCATGGCCAGACGGAATTGAACGTCGGCGCGGCGCGGGTCGATTTTCAACGCCCGCTCATACCAGCCGATCGCTTTTCGAATTTGGCCGTTGTCTTCCTGGGCTTGCCCCAGATACTGCATGAAATCGGGGTTTTCCGGATGGGCCTTTTGAAGACGGGCCAGGGTTTTGACCGTGTCCCGGGGGCGGCCCAAGCGCTGGTAATAGGACGCCAATCGGAGCAACACCCCGGTCTGGGGAGCGGCCCGGGCCGCCAGAGCCATGTGTTGAACCGCGTCCGCCCAGCGCTCCTGCTCCTGGGCCACGAGGGCGCGCCAAAAATTAACGACCGGGTCCCGGGGCGCGGAAACCGCGGCCCGGTCGAAGGCCGGCCGGGCCCGGGACATGTCCCCGGCCTGGAAATAAAGCTGGCCCAACCGGGCGTTCACTTCGGGATTGTCGGCGACGCGGACGGCGTATTCCTCGTAGCCCGCGATGGCGGCGGCCGTGTCGCCCCGAACGTCGTAAAGTCCCGCGAGCCCCAGAAGGGCGTCGACGTTCCCGGGATCCGATTCCAATATTTTTTTCCAGTGGCGTTCGGCCCCGGCGGCGTTCCCTTCGTGCTCCAACAACTTGGCCAGCCGGTCCCGCACCGCGTCGGCCACTTCCCCGTCCCCGCTTTCTTTGAGGAACTTCTCCAGGGCGCCGGCGGCCACGGCGGGGTCCGTCAGCCGCGTCTGACTGGTGGCCCACCCGAGCGCGTCCACGTTGGCGGGGTCCAGCTTCAACGCCCGGTCAAAGGCCGTTTGGGCCTTGTCCGATTGCCCGGCGGCCAAAAAGGTGCGGCCCAGCAGAATTTGGTATTCGGCGTTTTCCGGAAAACCATCGGCCAGGGCCCGGGCCGTTTGGACCGCGAGGTCCCAGCGCCCGGCGGCCAGGCTGGCTTCGACCAGGGCCGCGCGCACCGCCGCCGCCTCCGGGTCGCGCTTTAAAACGTTTTCATACATTTCCGCCGCAACGGCGGGCCGGCCCGCCCGTTCCTCCAACAGCCCCCGAAGGAACAACCGGTATCCGTCCCAGGGCGAAGCCGCGGCGGTCGCGGCACCGAGCAGCGCCGCGGCGGCCACGGCGAGAATCCGGCGAGAGGTTCGGTCAGCGGGGGTCAAGGTTTTTCTCCATCAGGACGGCGGTTTCGGTTCCCTCGTAGAAACGGGGCCGCCGTCCGGTTTCCCGAAATCCCAATCGACGATACAGCGCCAGGGCGGGGACGTTGGACAGACGCACTTCGAGGGTGGCCAGGCGGCCGCCCTCGGCGACGGCCCGGGCGATCAACCGCTCCAGGAGCGCCCGGCCGAGCCCCCGTCCGCGCAGCGCGGGGTCGACCACCAGATTGGCCAGTTGGGCTTCCGGAGGGATCCACCAATAGACGCCGAAGGCCCGGACCCGGCCGTCGGCCGAGAGATAGGCGAGTCCCCGCGACCGGGGCGCGGAAAGTTCTTCTTCGATTTGCCGGAGAGACCAGGGGGACGGGGAACTTTGAGATTCGAGGGCGGCCAAGTCGCCCGGCGGCGCGTCGGTCCAGGGGACCCAACGGCCCTCGGCGAGCGGGTCCGTCACCGGGAGAGACAAGGCGGCGACCGCCAAGCGATCAGCGCGCCTTGGCGGCGGCTTCCTCGGCGTAGGAGGGACGCAGGTAGAGGGGGCGGACCTGGTTGAAGGATTTCATTTCCCGCCGAAAGAATTTCTCCGAACCCAAGGCGGCGACCCAATGGGGGTCGGGCTCGGAAATTCCGGGCACGAAGCGTGCCCGGCGGCCGAAGGCCTTGGACAATTCCTTCCGGTAGCGGTTGGCCGCGGACCCGACGAAAAGCAGGGACTGGGCCTGGAAGCAGTTCTGGAAGAAATCCAGGAAACGGTCGAAGGGAAAAAGCGTCGGCGCGTGGACCAGTTTGAAGTGGTGGCCGAAGGTGTGGTAGGAGCGCCCCGAGGGAACCCCGCGGCGGTTTTTTTCCGTGACCTTGTGGAACCGCCACACCGCCATGTAGACGTCCCCCCGCAGGGCGTCCATCAAAACGCACAACATGTCTTCCCGGAAATTCCAGACGAAAGATTTCCCCGTCTGCCAGCCGGAACCGCTGGCCGCGAGGGTTTCGAGGCTGGTCACCTCGACCAGGGGTTTTTGGAGGATGAAGGACAACGTCCGCGCCGCGGACACGCCGAGGCGGATCCCGGTGAAGCGGCCGGGGCCCACGTCCACGGCCACCACGTCCAGGTCCTGGGGAGTCCAGGGGACTTTTTTGAACAAGTCGTGCAAGGTCGGCAACAGGTGTTCGCTGTGGGAGTCGCCGGCGGGCAGGGTTTTGGCCGCCCGCACGCGGAAATCCTCCCAGAGGCAGACGCCCAACCGGCTTCCCGTCGATTCAATGCCCAAAACTTTCATTTTTTTCCTTTCAACCGCTTGACGATTTCGCCCGACCGGGGTCCGCAGACGTAAAATTCGATTTGACGACGGTCCGCGCCCTTGTGGGACAAGCGCACGGGCAGGCACTGGGCCGGCCAAAGGAATTTGGCTTTCTCGGCCCACTCCACCACCGTGACGCCCGTGTCGTCGTGAAGCTCTTCCCATTCGAGGCCCGGCACTTCGGCCGGGGAGAGCCGGTAAAGATCCACGTGGCGAAGCGTCGCCGACCCGTGGTTTTTCCGGGGGCGGTGCGTCTGAACGATGGCAAAGGTGGGACTCGTGGGAACGTCCTCGATGTTGAGCCCTTCGGCCAACCCCCGGGCGAACACCGTTTTGCCGGACCCCAAATCGCCCATGAGCGCGATCCAATCGCCGGCCCGCAAATGCCGCCCCAACTCGCGGGCGAGCGCCAGGCTTTCTTCGGCGGAATGGGTCTCGCGCGACCACTCCGGGGATTTCTTAAGAATCAAAGTGTTCGAAGCCAGCGGGAGCCTCCCGTTTTTCTTTGCCTTTGAACAACCCGACGCCCGACGCGCGGGGCAGAATTTTCCCCACCGCGGTCGCCCAACCCAATCGCTCGAGACGTCCGGCCACCGGCGGCGAAGCGCCGACGACCAACTCGTAATCCTCGCCGCCCGTCAAGGCCCGGCGGAACGCTCCGGGCCCGGCCCATCGCCGGAACGCGGGCGAGAGCGGCAAACGCTCGACGTCCACCGCCGCGCCCACCCCGGAACGTTCGCAAAGTATTTGAACCGACCGCCACAATCCGTCGGAGCTGTCGAGGCCCGCTCGAACGCCCGCCCGGGCCAGCCGGCGCGCCGCGTCCAGCCGCGCCTCCGGCCGCCGAAACCGTTTCAACAAGAACCGCTCGTCGGCGCTTCGGGGCGCCCGCCGGGTTTCGGCCACGGCGAGCCCCGCGTCCGCGTCCCCCAGAGTGCCCGTGACCATCAAGACGTCGCCCGGGCGGCAGGCGTCCCGGCGGAACACCCGGTTTCCGGGGCGGACTTTGCCCAACACCGTGACCGACACCGTGATCCGGTCGGCCCGCACCGTGTCGCCGCCCACCAAGTCGAACCCCGTTCGCCGGGCCAGGGCGGCGAAGCCCCGGTAAAACCCCTTCAAAAAAGAGACCGGCGTTTTCGGCGGAAATCCCGCCGCCACCACGCCGAAACCGGGCTCCACGTCGCCCATGGCGGCCAAATCCGACAGATTGACGGCGAGGGCCTTGTGGCCCAAATCCGCGCCCGACGTCCAGGCCGTTCGAAAATGCACGCCTTCCACCAGCATATCGGTGGTCACGGCCCAGGTTTCGCCGCCGATCGTCAACAGGGCGGCGTCGTCGCCGGGCCCCAGAACCACCCGCCGGGACAATCCCCGGGACAGCCCCGGCAAAAGCGACGAGAGCCACTTCCATTCCCCCCAGCGCCCGAGGGTGTTCGGCCCGGGGCGCTTCGCCGCGGGACTCAACCGTTCAGTTCCCGGAGCGCGCGGCGCGCGAGGGCCGTCAAAAAATTAACGCCGGTCAGCATCGACGGTTCGTGCAGCA
Proteins encoded:
- a CDS encoding PorV/PorQ family protein; this translates as MKNRSAALLAGVIALAGPLRAGGFSSSAKGTSAADFLKIGVGARPLALGEAYTALADDALALSWNPAGLSRTPHLSVVLAHTAYLESINFEHAAVALKLPLGLAVGGALQFQTVGDVTGRDSAGAATGGLSPKDMAFALGAAQSLGVVSVGLAGRFVKSELADAANTVAFDAGVLTGPMLGDRVRLGATAANLGGKLKFDDASNPLPVTYRAGGAVRLSPAFLVSADAILRRDNKPVAAGGLEWNLPATSGWTFAVRGGYNTRTAGDVGGLTGLSAGLGFGFKTLQIDYALVPLGDLGLTHRLSLSYRL
- a CDS encoding septation protein SpoVG family protein — protein: MEISEIRVTLRNEDKLKAFVTVTFDKCFAVRNMKIVEGDKGVMLCMPSRKLPDGTFKDVAHPINADFRTYLEKRIFTAYEDEVKRAPPGGPAAAPKEA
- the ispE gene encoding 4-(cytidine 5'-diphospho)-2-C-methyl-D-erythritol kinase codes for the protein MPSSRTGAAAPRAFPAPAKINLFLEIFRRRSDGYHTLSTLFQEISLADTLRARPDPSGGPRLFCSFPGLTATDDNLVVRAARAFAAEDPKAVPLRFDLAKKIPLGAGLGGGSSDAAAALKAQWFFTRGDRPFPEKRFRLPARRLGADVPFFLRGGLAEGRGVGEKLEFLMPRRPAVRHFVLVYPRVFSSTPDAYRALRFPLTKRRSGLKLKRALIDGAPARLWAPELFNRLEEAVLPRLPAVAKARRALEQSGCLAARMSGSGSSVFGVVETPAQGRAVLRRLSREPWDLWLVRSADRRAP
- a CDS encoding tetratricopeptide repeat protein, producing MTPADRTSRRILAVAAAALLGAATAAASPWDGYRLFLRGLLEERAGRPAVAAEMYENVLKRDPEAAAVRAALVEASLAAGRWDLAVQTARALADGFPENAEYQILLGRTFLAAGQSDKAQTAFDRALKLDPANVDALGWATSQTRLTDPAVAAGALEKFLKESGDGEVADAVRDRLAKLLEHEGNAAGAERHWKKILESDPGNVDALLGLAGLYDVRGDTAAAIAGYEEYAVRVADNPEVNARLGQLYFQAGDMSRARPAFDRAAVSAPRDPVVNFWRALVAQEQERWADAVQHMALAARAAPQTGVLLRLASYYQRLGRPRDTVKTLARLQKAHPENPDFMQYLGQAQEDNGQIRKAIGWYERALKIDPRRADVQFRLAMNWDRLHRFDKAAPALRNAIAADPRHHLALNYLGYSLAERGESLPEALDLIQRAVALAPDNPAYRDSLGWVYFRLGRLEEAETALAASVHPADDPAVWQHYGDVLEARGKKDESMRAWQEGLLLDPNHKELLKRLGDEGRIKNVAPRTAARTLLKRVEGNFRQLRGLSGFVEVDGRWRGRGVAGRGVWHYARPGRFRLEILGPLFAPAAVMVHTSSGTQWLPPEIGDPAVDEWLTLLNRVLSGEWTAGFDAPSVSARQDGDDVVYESPVGAMVLRGREKTLAEARWGAADGPLRIRFENTVEKEGLRVPTLIRLNSDAGSLTLTFTQIMVNPPAAGDLFSLPAQP
- the rimI gene encoding ribosomal protein S18-alanine N-acetyltransferase gives rise to the protein MAVAALSLPVTDPLAEGRWVPWTDAPPGDLAALESQSSPSPWSLRQIEEELSAPRSRGLAYLSADGRVRAFGVYWWIPPEAQLANLVVDPALRGRGLGRALLERLIARAVAEGGRLATLEVRLSNVPALALYRRLGFRETGRRPRFYEGTETAVLMEKNLDPR
- the tsaB gene encoding tRNA (adenosine(37)-N6)-threonylcarbamoyltransferase complex dimerization subunit type 1 TsaB encodes the protein MKVLGIESTGSRLGVCLWEDFRVRAAKTLPAGDSHSEHLLPTLHDLFKKVPWTPQDLDVVAVDVGPGRFTGIRLGVSAARTLSFILQKPLVEVTSLETLAASGSGWQTGKSFVWNFREDMLCVLMDALRGDVYMAVWRFHKVTEKNRRGVPSGRSYHTFGHHFKLVHAPTLFPFDRFLDFFQNCFQAQSLLFVGSAANRYRKELSKAFGRRARFVPGISEPDPHWVAALGSEKFFRREMKSFNQVRPLYLRPSYAEEAAAKAR
- the tsaE gene encoding tRNA (adenosine(37)-N6)-threonylcarbamoyltransferase complex ATPase subunit type 1 TsaE, with product MLKKSPEWSRETHSAEESLALARELGRHLRAGDWIALMGDLGSGKTVFARGLAEGLNIEDVPTSPTFAIVQTHRPRKNHGSATLRHVDLYRLSPAEVPGLEWEELHDDTGVTVVEWAEKAKFLWPAQCLPVRLSHKGADRRQIEFYVCGPRSGEIVKRLKGKK
- the thiL gene encoding thiamine-phosphate kinase, whose product is MSPAAKRPGPNTLGRWGEWKWLSSLLPGLSRGLSRRVVLGPGDDAALLTIGGETWAVTTDMLVEGVHFRTAWTSGADLGHKALAVNLSDLAAMGDVEPGFGVVAAGFPPKTPVSFLKGFYRGFAALARRTGFDLVGGDTVRADRITVSVTVLGKVRPGNRVFRRDACRPGDVLMVTGTLGDADAGLAVAETRRAPRSADERFLLKRFRRPEARLDAARRLARAGVRAGLDSSDGLWRSVQILCERSGVGAAVDVERLPLSPAFRRWAGPGAFRRALTGGEDYELVVGASPPVAGRLERLGWATAVGKILPRASGVGLFKGKEKREAPAGFEHFDS